In one window of Lynx canadensis isolate LIC74 chromosome A3, mLynCan4.pri.v2, whole genome shotgun sequence DNA:
- the IL1A gene encoding interleukin-1 alpha: MAKVPDLFEDLKNCYSENEEYSSEIDHLTLNQKSFYDASYDPLHEDCTDKFMSPSTSETSKTPQLTLKKSVVMVAANGKILKKRRLSLNQFLTADDLEAIANEVEEEIMKPRSVAPNFYSSEKYNYQKIIKSQFILNDNLSQSVIRKAGGKYLAAAALQNLDDAVKFDMGAYTSKEDSKLPVTLRISKTRLFVSAQNEDEPVLLKEMPETPKTIRDETNLLFFWERHGSKNYFKSVAHPKLFIATQEEKLVHMARGLPSVTDFQILETQS; this comes from the exons CATCTCACTCTGAATCAG AAATCCTTCTATGATGCAAGCTATGACCCACTTCATGAGGACTGTACAGATAAATTTATGTCTCCGAGTACTTCTGAAACCTCTAAGACACCCCAGCTTACCCTCAAGAAGAGTGTGGTGATGGTGGCAGCCAATGGGAAGATTCTGAAGAAGAGACGGTTGAGTTTAAATCAATTCCTCACTGCTGATGACCTGGAAGCCATTGCCAACGAAGTAGAAGAAG AAATCATGAAGCCCAGATCAGTAGCACCCAACTTCTATAGCAGTGAAAAATACAACTATCAGAAGATCATCAAATCCCAATTCATCCTGAATGACAACCTCAGTCAAAGTGTAATTCGAAAAGCAGGGGGAAAATACCTCGCAGCCGCTGCATTACAGAATCTGGATGATGCGG TGAAATTTGACATGGGGGCTTATACATCAAAAGAAGATTCTAAACTTCCTGTGACTCTCAGAATCTCAAAAACTCGACTGTTTGTGAGTGCCCAAAATGAAGATGAGCCTGTATTGCTAAAG GAGATGCCTGAGACACCCAAAACCATCAGAGATGAGACCAaccttctcttcttctgggaacGTCATGGCAGTAAGAACTACTTCAAATCAGTTGCCCATCCAAAGTTGTTCATTGCCACACAGGAAGAAAAACTGGTGCACATGGCAAGAGGGCTACCCTCTGTCACTGACTTTCAGATACTGGAAACCCAGTCTTGA